CGGGCTGTGATGGAAACCAATGTACATGGTATTCACCACGAACTAGTAAAATTAATTGGTCGTTTGAAATACCGTACCAGCTATGGACAGAATGTATTAAACCATTCGATTGAAGTGGCTCATTTGGCTGGTATGATGGCAAGCGAATTAGGTGTGGACGCAAATACTGCACGTCGTGCCGGCTTGTTGCATGACATTGGTAAAGCGTTGAACCACGAAATTGAAGGGTCCCATGTGGAAATTGGCGTGGATGTATGTAAAAAATACAAAGAAAATCCAGAAGTAATTCACGCAATTGAGGCACATCATGGCGATGTAGAACCAAGAACAGTAATCGCCTGTATTGTACAGGCTGCGGATGCTATTTCCGCTGCACGTCCAGGTGCTCGCCGTGAGAACTTAGAAAATTATATTAAACGTCTGGAAAAACTGGAGGAAATTGCTGACTCCTTTGAAGGGGTAGAACGCTCTTTCGCCATTCAGGCAGGCCGTGAAATCCGTATCATGGTAAAACCAGAAGTGATTAAGGATGATGGCATGATTTTAGTAGCACGTCAGATTGTTCAGCGCATTGAAAATGAACTGGATTATCCTGGGCAGGTAAAAGTAAACCTGATCCGTGAAAGCCGTGCAGTGGATTATGCAAAATAGTATCAAATGGATTAGGTAAATCTAATTTGATTTTATAACAAATAGTATAGAAAAACTGCTGTAAATCGTTACAGCAGTTTTTTTAATGGTGTCTTTTGACGTGGGAAAATCCCCTAGTTTGAGTGGAGAAGAAATAAAAGTAGTGCAAGAATTATAATGACCAGCTTTATGCGAGTTGAAAAGAGGCTGTATGAAAAAGTATAGCGAATGAAAAGCCAGTGCGTGTGATGCAATCATATTATTTAGCTATCCCCTTTTAGGGGCTGTATAAGCCACTGATTCGACTATATTGAGAAAGTTATACTGGAGAAGATGAAAAAAGAAATAAAACGAAACCATATAAACGGATAAAATGATAACGATACAGAACTGAAAATAATGTTGGACTGTTACAGGACTATGGTACGCTTACTTTTTGCTATAAAGCGAAATTAACATTTAAACAATTAGTAATATTTTTGATGTCTATACAAAATAAAACTAAAAGATAAGATTAGAGAAAATTTCTAATGATAAATTAGGATTTAAAAAGTAATGTGTATGAAAAACAATTAATATTTGGTTAACGAGTAAAGTATCCGTATGGCATTAATAGAAAAAGGATTTGAAAATACATCAAAAATTTGGTATGATAGAGTTATCCAATGAGAAATTGTAACATCAGTTTAAAGGTTGATTTATAATCCAGAAAAGAGGGATTCTTTTGACAAAAGAAACCAAAAAAAATATATTAAGTTGGGTGATTACCATTGGTGCAGCGGTATTAGCCGCAATCATCTTAAATAGTTTTATTATTTTAAATGTTTCCATACCTTCTTCATCTATGGAACCTACCATTTCAAAAGGGGATCGTCTGATAGGCTTTCGGCTGGCATACCTGACTTCTGACCCTCAACAGGGGGATATTGTGATTTTCAAATATCCAGATGATGAAAAGCAAAAATTTATTAAACGGATTATTGGTACACCAGGAGATACTGTGGAAGGGATTGATGGCGTTGTTTATGTCAATGGGGAACAACTTTCTCCAGACTATACCGATATTGCCATTCGGGAAGATTTTGGACCGTTTGAAGTGCCAGAGGATTCTTATTTTATGATGGGGGACAATCGGAATGACTCCTTAGACTCCCGTTATTGGAAAAATACATTTGTGAAACGGGATAAAATTCTTGGGAAAGCAGAATTCACCTTTTTCCCAAAAATAGAGTGGCTCGGATAAGGAGGAATAGATGGAAAATCTATCCAATATTTCAACAATTAAAGCAATATTAACCAAACATGGTTTTACATTCTCCAAATCATTGGGGCAAAATTTTTTGGTAAACCCCAGTGTGTGCCCTAGGATTGCGGAACAAGGAGGCGCTAAACAAGGTGTCGGCGTAATTGAGGTTGGAA
This is a stretch of genomic DNA from Clostridium facile. It encodes these proteins:
- the lepB gene encoding signal peptidase I; this translates as MTKETKKNILSWVITIGAAVLAAIILNSFIILNVSIPSSSMEPTISKGDRLIGFRLAYLTSDPQQGDIVIFKYPDDEKQKFIKRIIGTPGDTVEGIDGVVYVNGEQLSPDYTDIAIREDFGPFEVPEDSYFMMGDNRNDSLDSRYWKNTFVKRDKILGKAEFTFFPKIEWLG